A genomic window from Gymnodinialimonas ceratoperidinii includes:
- the fmt gene encoding methionyl-tRNA formyltransferase: protein MRIVFMGTPDFSVPVLDALVAAGHEIAAVYSQPPRPAGRGKKDRPSPVQARAEALGLPIRHPVSLKGAEAQAEFAALEADVAVVVAYGLILPQAVLDAPKRECLNIHASLLPRWRGAAPIHRAIMAGDAKTGVCIMQMEAGLDTGPVLLCRETAIGSEETTGALHDRLSAMGAAAIVEALAQLDSLTPEPQPEAGVTYAAKIDKAEARVDWSAPSPHINKQILGLSPFPGAWTMVAGKRLKLLQSREAEAQGAPGEVLEGLTVACGQGAVEITRVQPEGKGAMDVKDWLLGARIAPGTVLE, encoded by the coding sequence ATGCGGATCGTCTTCATGGGCACGCCGGACTTTTCGGTCCCGGTTCTGGACGCCTTGGTGGCGGCCGGCCACGAGATCGCCGCCGTCTATTCGCAGCCCCCGCGCCCGGCCGGACGCGGCAAGAAGGACCGCCCGAGCCCGGTGCAGGCACGCGCCGAGGCATTGGGTCTGCCGATACGGCATCCGGTGTCGTTGAAGGGAGCGGAGGCGCAGGCGGAGTTCGCGGCGCTGGAGGCGGATGTCGCCGTCGTGGTGGCCTACGGGTTGATCCTGCCGCAGGCGGTGCTCGACGCGCCGAAACGCGAGTGCCTCAATATCCATGCTTCTCTGCTGCCACGCTGGCGCGGGGCTGCGCCGATCCACCGGGCGATCATGGCTGGCGATGCGAAGACCGGCGTTTGCATCATGCAGATGGAGGCGGGGCTGGATACCGGTCCGGTGCTGCTATGTCGGGAGACGGCGATCGGATCGGAAGAAACGACCGGCGCGCTGCATGATCGGCTGTCGGCCATGGGGGCTGCGGCGATCGTGGAGGCCTTGGCGCAATTGGACAGCCTGACGCCCGAGCCGCAGCCGGAGGCGGGCGTCACCTATGCCGCGAAGATCGATAAAGCCGAGGCGAGGGTGGATTGGTCGGCTCCTTCGCCCCATATCAACAAGCAGATCCTCGGTCTGTCGCCCTTTCCGGGCGCCTGGACGATGGTGGCAGGCAAGCGGTTGAAACTGCTGCAGAGCCGAGAGGCTGAGGCGCAGGGCGCGCCGGGCGAGGTGCTGGAAGGCCTCACCGTGGCCTGCGGGCAGGGTGCGGTGGAAATCACCCGCGTGCAGCCCGAGGGCAAGGGCGCGATGGACGTGAAGGACTGGCTTTTGGGTGCGCGTATCGCGCCGGGCACGGTTTTGGAGTAG
- the def gene encoding peptide deformylase, with amino-acid sequence MPVRPFVPYPDKRLRSAAAPVGTVTEAHREIWQDMIETMDAMPGVGLAAPQIGVMLRLAVVDASEERGQAIRMADPEIVSASEEVSTYPEGSPNLPGVNAKISRPARVTVAFTDHLGMRVRQEFEGLWATSVQHQIDHLNGKMYIDHLSRVKREMLVKKSRRSV; translated from the coding sequence ATGCCGGTTAGGCCGTTCGTTCCCTATCCCGACAAGCGCCTGCGCAGCGCCGCCGCGCCCGTGGGAACGGTCACCGAGGCTCATCGCGAGATCTGGCAGGACATGATCGAGACGATGGATGCGATGCCGGGTGTGGGCCTCGCCGCGCCGCAGATTGGCGTGATGCTGAGGCTGGCCGTTGTCGATGCGAGCGAGGAGCGGGGGCAGGCGATCCGCATGGCGGACCCGGAGATCGTCAGCGCTTCGGAAGAGGTGAGCACCTATCCCGAGGGCTCCCCCAACCTGCCCGGCGTCAACGCCAAGATCAGCCGGCCGGCTCGGGTTACGGTGGCCTTCACGGACCATCTCGGGATGCGGGTGCGGCAGGAGTTCGAGGGGCTCTGGGCGACCTCGGTTCAGCACCAGATCGATCACCTGAACGGCAAGATGTATATCGACCACCTGAGCCGCGTGAAGCGCGAGATGCTGGTGAAAAAGTCGCGGAGGAGCGTGTGA
- the def gene encoding peptide deformylase translates to MSVRPVLLWPDPRLSQVCAPVDGPVAGLVDDLFDTMYAAKGRGLAAPQIGVLARVFVVDVTWKEAAPTPLAFINPEIVSSSAETSVMEEQCLSIPDLPMAVSRPETVTLRWDTAEGTRREETFSGALARCIQHEQDHLDGRVIFDHQSPERRAELEAAYAG, encoded by the coding sequence GTGAGCGTCAGGCCGGTGTTGCTGTGGCCGGACCCGCGTCTGTCGCAGGTCTGCGCGCCGGTGGACGGGCCGGTCGCCGGTCTGGTCGATGACCTCTTCGACACGATGTATGCTGCCAAGGGACGCGGGCTGGCCGCGCCGCAGATCGGTGTTTTGGCGCGGGTTTTCGTGGTGGATGTCACCTGGAAAGAAGCTGCGCCGACGCCTTTGGCTTTCATCAACCCGGAGATCGTCAGCAGCAGTGCCGAGACCTCTGTCATGGAGGAGCAATGCCTCTCCATCCCCGACCTGCCGATGGCGGTGTCGCGCCCCGAGACGGTGACGCTCCGCTGGGACACGGCAGAGGGGACACGCCGGGAAGAGACGTTCTCGGGCGCGTTGGCGCGGTGCATCCAGCATGAGCAGGATCATCTGGACGGGCGGGTGATCTTCGACCATCAAAGCCCGGAGCGCCGCGCCGAACTGGAGGCTGCCTATGCCGGTTAG
- the def gene encoding peptide deformylase, with amino-acid sequence MKLPILIHPDPRLKKVATPVDDLSDSLRTLADNMLTTMYEAPGIGLAAPQVGIGKRLIVLDCEKGDDAAPRPLAMFNPVVVASSDETSTYDEGCLSIPDVYADVTRPEAVTVRWMDLNGAEQEETFDGLWATCVQHEIDHLEGKLFIDYLSGLKRQLITRKMVKLKRDRAREGA; translated from the coding sequence ATGAAACTTCCGATCCTGATCCATCCCGATCCCCGCCTGAAGAAGGTCGCCACACCGGTGGACGACCTGTCAGATTCGTTGCGGACGCTGGCCGACAACATGCTGACCACGATGTACGAGGCGCCTGGCATCGGACTGGCCGCGCCGCAGGTGGGCATCGGCAAGCGGCTGATCGTGCTCGACTGCGAAAAGGGCGACGATGCCGCGCCGCGTCCGCTGGCGATGTTCAACCCGGTCGTGGTGGCCTCGTCGGATGAGACGAGCACCTATGACGAGGGCTGTCTGTCGATCCCCGATGTCTACGCCGACGTGACCCGGCCCGAAGCGGTGACCGTGCGATGGATGGACCTGAACGGGGCCGAGCAGGAAGAGACCTTCGACGGGCTCTGGGCGACCTGCGTGCAGCACGAGATCGACCATCTCGAGGGCAAGTTGTTCATCGATTACCTGAGCGGGCTGAAGCGGCAGCTCATCACCCGCAAGATGGTGAAGCTGAAGCGCGACCGCGCGCGTGAGGGCGCGTGA
- a CDS encoding MalY/PatB family protein, whose translation MSFDETQNASFDEIIDRRGTHSVKWDMMETLYGVSAEDGISMWVADMDFRPPQCVQDAVKQMHEHGVYGYFGDDSKYRDAICWWMQERHGWTVDPAHIFSTHGLVNGTAMCLDAFTEKGDGVVLFTPVYHAFAKVINASERDLCELEMPIVDGRLTLDFEAFDAQMKGHEKMLILCSPHNPGGRVWTREELEGVAAFAKRHDLILVSDEIHHDLTMPGQQHIPMAHIDGIEDRLVMMTAATKTFNIAGSHVGNVIIADDTLRARFATRMAALGMSPNSFGLHMVTAAYSHEGAKWVDELRDYIAENARVFDEGINAIPGLRSMPLEATYLAWVDFEGTGMTREEFTERVTKEAKIAVNYGPTFGKGGDSFLRFNIATPRSVVKEAVARMQNAFGDLQ comes from the coding sequence ATGTCATTCGACGAGACCCAGAACGCGTCATTCGACGAGATCATCGACCGCCGCGGCACCCATAGCGTGAAATGGGACATGATGGAGACCCTCTACGGCGTCTCCGCGGAGGATGGCATCTCGATGTGGGTCGCCGACATGGACTTCCGCCCGCCCCAATGCGTGCAGGATGCCGTGAAGCAAATGCACGAGCACGGCGTCTACGGCTACTTTGGCGACGACAGCAAATACCGCGACGCGATCTGCTGGTGGATGCAGGAGCGCCATGGCTGGACCGTCGATCCGGCCCATATCTTCTCGACCCATGGTCTCGTGAATGGCACCGCCATGTGCCTCGACGCCTTCACCGAGAAAGGCGACGGCGTCGTCCTCTTCACGCCCGTCTACCACGCCTTCGCCAAGGTGATTAACGCCTCCGAGCGGGATCTTTGCGAGCTGGAGATGCCCATTGTCGACGGCCGCCTGACCCTCGATTTCGAGGCTTTCGACGCGCAGATGAAGGGTCACGAGAAGATGCTCATCCTCTGCTCCCCGCACAACCCCGGTGGCCGGGTCTGGACCCGCGAGGAGCTGGAGGGCGTGGCGGCCTTCGCCAAGCGCCACGACCTGATCCTTGTCTCCGACGAGATTCACCATGATCTGACCATGCCCGGTCAGCAGCACATTCCGATGGCCCATATCGACGGCATCGAAGATCGGCTGGTGATGATGACCGCCGCCACCAAGACCTTCAACATTGCCGGCAGCCACGTGGGCAACGTGATCATCGCCGACGACACCCTGCGCGCGCGCTTCGCCACCCGCATGGCCGCGCTCGGCATGTCGCCCAATTCCTTCGGGCTGCACATGGTCACCGCCGCCTATTCCCATGAAGGTGCCAAGTGGGTCGACGAGTTGCGTGACTATATCGCCGAGAACGCGCGCGTCTTCGACGAGGGGATCAACGCCATCCCTGGCCTGCGCTCGATGCCGCTGGAGGCGACTTACCTCGCCTGGGTCGATTTCGAGGGTACCGGCATGACCCGCGAGGAATTCACCGAACGGGTCACCAAGGAGGCGAAGATTGCCGTCAACTACGGCCCCACCTTCGGTAAGGGCGGCGACAGCTTCCTGCGTTTCAACATCGCCACGCCGCGCAGCGTGGTCAAGGAAGCGGTGGCGCGGATGCAGAACGCTTTCGGCGACCTTCAGTAA
- a CDS encoding DMT family transporter has translation MSARLAGKGVALAAFGALVLTPDAMLMRLSGMEGVQMLAWRSTLMGSVLIAAWAVSRAGEWQSDLAALWTLGGLAIALCQGINGMLFTFGIAGSPATPVLLGVATVPVISALLAWLLMGEATGRATWLTIAVVLAGIALAVLGKAEAGAPWDAAALRGALYGLGVAVCLAISFVLIRKHATVPILPSVGLGALGAGALGIVLTGPSQMVGEASLWPIFVTGAVVLPVSFYCLSLASRHTAAANVSLLLLLETVLGPLWVWLGIGEAPTPMMLGGGVIVVAALAVYLMRARVTEGRRKRSASAPPLP, from the coding sequence ATGAGCGCGCGGCTGGCCGGCAAGGGGGTGGCACTCGCCGCCTTCGGGGCGTTGGTCCTGACGCCCGACGCGATGCTGATGCGGCTGTCCGGGATGGAGGGCGTGCAGATGCTGGCATGGCGCTCCACCCTCATGGGGAGCGTGCTAATCGCGGCTTGGGCGGTCAGCCGCGCGGGAGAGTGGCAGAGTGATCTGGCGGCGCTGTGGACCTTGGGCGGCCTAGCGATTGCGCTGTGTCAGGGGATCAACGGCATGCTGTTCACCTTCGGCATTGCCGGGTCGCCAGCCACGCCGGTGCTGCTGGGGGTGGCGACGGTGCCGGTGATTTCGGCGCTGCTGGCATGGCTGTTGATGGGCGAGGCCACCGGGCGGGCCACATGGCTCACCATCGCGGTGGTATTGGCGGGGATCGCGCTGGCGGTCCTCGGCAAGGCGGAGGCCGGTGCACCTTGGGACGCGGCGGCGCTGCGCGGCGCGCTCTACGGGCTCGGCGTGGCCGTCTGTCTGGCGATATCCTTCGTGCTGATCCGTAAGCACGCAACTGTACCAATCTTGCCTTCGGTCGGACTTGGCGCGCTGGGAGCGGGGGCCCTTGGCATCGTCCTGACCGGACCGTCGCAGATGGTGGGAGAGGCGAGCCTCTGGCCGATCTTCGTGACCGGGGCGGTGGTTTTGCCGGTGAGTTTCTACTGCCTGTCGCTGGCGTCGCGCCATACGGCGGCGGCGAATGTGAGCCTGCTCTTGCTCCTGGAGACCGTGTTGGGGCCGCTCTGGGTCTGGCTCGGGATCGGAGAGGCCCCCACGCCCATGATGTTGGGCGGAGGGGTGATCGTCGTGGCCGCACTGGCCGTCTACCTGATGCGCGCGCGGGTTACTGAAGGTCGCCGAAAGCGTTCTGCATCCGCGCCACCGCTTCCTTGA
- a CDS encoding molybdopterin guanine dinucleotide synthesis: MRPFDTVMMVDWSARSTPSPARPTKDAIFIGIAQGADLTVHYKRTRHAAMAFLTERIDALRAAGRRVLVGFDFPFGYPRGFARAVTGRDDPFAVWEWLAAAITDDEKNGNNRWEVALRLNAMFPGVGPFWGCPATVASTDLPAKGRLREGHGMKERRAVERLLPRAQPCWKLFTTGSVGSQVLMGLPHLQRLRERYGADLSVSPFEAGETPIVLAEIYPGLLDAAIKAQVRKGEILDAVQVRLVAKAFAGVAADDLAAMLQEGDAEEGWILGLGHEAALLDAMVR, encoded by the coding sequence GTGAGGCCATTCGACACCGTCATGATGGTCGATTGGTCCGCCCGCTCGACCCCGTCTCCGGCGCGGCCCACAAAGGACGCGATCTTCATCGGGATCGCCCAGGGCGCGGATCTGACGGTCCATTACAAACGCACGCGTCACGCGGCGATGGCATTCCTGACGGAGAGGATCGATGCGCTACGTGCGGCGGGGCGGCGTGTGCTTGTCGGCTTCGATTTTCCCTTCGGCTATCCGCGTGGCTTCGCACGTGCCGTGACCGGCCGGGATGATCCCTTCGCGGTCTGGGAATGGCTGGCCGCGGCGATCACGGATGACGAGAAGAACGGCAACAACCGATGGGAGGTGGCGCTGCGGCTGAACGCGATGTTCCCCGGCGTCGGGCCGTTCTGGGGTTGCCCTGCGACCGTCGCGTCAACTGATTTGCCCGCCAAGGGACGGCTTCGAGAAGGGCATGGCATGAAGGAGCGGCGCGCGGTTGAGCGTCTATTGCCGCGCGCGCAGCCGTGCTGGAAGCTGTTCACCACCGGATCGGTCGGGTCACAGGTTCTGATGGGGCTGCCGCATCTGCAACGATTGCGCGAGAGGTATGGGGCCGATCTCTCTGTCAGCCCCTTCGAGGCGGGCGAGACTCCGATCGTGCTCGCCGAGATCTATCCGGGTCTGCTGGATGCCGCGATCAAGGCACAGGTTCGCAAGGGCGAGATCCTAGACGCCGTTCAGGTGCGTCTTGTGGCCAAGGCATTCGCCGGGGTTGCTGCCGATGACCTCGCCGCGATGTTGCAGGAAGGCGATGCGGAGGAGGGCTGGATCCTCGGGCTCGGCCATGAGGCGGCGTTGCTGGACGCCATGGTCCGATGA